In a genomic window of Thermosynechococcus sp. CL-1:
- a CDS encoding beta-ketoacyl-ACP synthase III produces MTVQGVKFSGVGAAIPRQCLTNAHLSALVDTSDEWIQSRTGIQERHVAAPDQRLVDLASEAAGAALQMAGLEPTAVDLIILATSTPDDLFGTACLVQTRIGAINAVAFDLTAACSGFLFALVTAAQYLRTGAYRSALVIGGDILSRWVDWGDRRTCILFGDGAGAMVLQASDADQLLSFELRSDGRLNEHLTLAFAGTPQTLGDNLAIAQGGFAPIAMNGREVYRFAVTQVPEVIEKALHRAGCTVEEIDWLVLHQANQRILDAVAQRLGIPQEKVISNVGQYGNTSAASIPLALTAPIQQGHIQPGDLIATAGFGAGLTWGAALFRWQ; encoded by the coding sequence GTGACTGTGCAGGGCGTTAAATTTAGCGGTGTGGGCGCGGCAATCCCCCGTCAATGCTTGACCAATGCCCACCTCAGTGCCCTTGTGGATACGTCTGATGAGTGGATTCAATCCCGTACGGGCATTCAAGAACGGCACGTGGCAGCTCCTGACCAGCGTCTTGTGGATTTGGCCAGCGAAGCGGCGGGCGCAGCCCTACAGATGGCCGGCCTAGAACCCACAGCAGTCGATTTAATCATCTTGGCGACCTCTACGCCCGATGATCTCTTTGGCACCGCCTGCTTGGTGCAAACTCGCATTGGTGCGATAAATGCCGTGGCCTTTGACTTAACGGCTGCCTGTTCTGGCTTTCTCTTTGCCTTGGTTACGGCGGCTCAGTATTTGCGCACCGGTGCCTACCGCAGTGCCTTGGTCATTGGTGGTGATATTCTGTCGCGCTGGGTGGATTGGGGCGATCGCCGCACCTGCATTCTCTTTGGCGATGGCGCCGGCGCGATGGTCTTGCAAGCCAGCGATGCTGATCAACTCTTGAGCTTTGAATTGCGCAGTGATGGTCGCCTCAATGAGCACCTTACCCTTGCCTTTGCTGGTACTCCCCAGACCTTAGGGGACAATCTCGCGATCGCCCAAGGGGGATTTGCTCCCATTGCCATGAATGGCCGTGAAGTTTATCGCTTTGCCGTCACCCAAGTCCCTGAAGTCATTGAGAAAGCCCTGCACCGCGCGGGGTGTACGGTTGAGGAAATTGACTGGCTGGTGTTGCATCAGGCCAATCAACGCATTCTGGACGCGGTTGCCCAGCGTTTGGGCATTCCTCAGGAAAAGGTGATTAGCAATGTGGGTCAGTATGGTAATACCTCCGCCGCCTCGATTCCCCTTGCCCTGACGGCTCCGATTCAACAGGGGCATATTCAACCCGGAGACTTAATTGCCACCGCTGGCTTTGGTGCGGGGTTAACTTGGGGAGCGGCCCTGTTCCGCTGGCAATAG